One region of Spiroplasma culicicola AES-1 genomic DNA includes:
- the ytpR gene encoding YtpR family tRNA-binding protein, which produces MKFFVNYVKQFDTLVINWTNSIVNQTKTIDNITLLYNNEQIIGANIVNPDIDKSKTYYLEDVHLSAYAIETLKPYFDLKENEAQFIIAKVVECSPIEGTHLSLCKVFDGQNELQIVCGAKNVRQELLTVLATVGSFMPNGMQINPGKLKGHDSFGMLCSGKELNIGHIFDNQGIIEIEANDALIGKRIWEVI; this is translated from the coding sequence ATGAAATTTTTTGTAAATTATGTAAAACAATTTGATACATTAGTTATAAATTGAACTAATAGTATAGTCAATCAAACAAAAACCATTGATAACATAACTCTTTTATATAATAATGAACAAATAATTGGTGCCAATATTGTTAATCCAGATATAGATAAATCAAAAACTTATTACTTAGAAGATGTGCACTTAAGTGCTTATGCAATAGAAACCTTAAAACCATATTTTGATTTAAAAGAAAATGAAGCACAGTTTATAATTGCAAAAGTAGTAGAATGTAGTCCAATTGAAGGTACACACTTATCATTGTGCAAAGTATTTGATGGACAAAATGAATTACAAATAGTATGTGGAGCCAAAAACGTAAGACAAGAGTTGTTAACTGTTCTTGCAACTGTTGGTTCATTTATGCCTAATGGAATGCAAATCAATCCTGGAAAATTAAAAGGTCATGATTCATTTGGAATGCTGTGCAGCGGTAAAGAGCTAAATATTGGTCATATTTTTGATAATCAAGGCATTATTGAAATTGAAGCAAATGATGCTTTAATTGGAAAAAGAATTTGAGAGGTAATTTAA
- the tyrS gene encoding tyrosine--tRNA ligase — protein sequence MKHILDELKDRSLLKQFTNENKINLAQESGAGVYCGFDPTADSLHIGHLIQIINLKRFGEFGFAPIAIIGGGTGMIGDPSFKAQERKLLSLDEVDQNVKAIAHQIKKLVPDVEIVNNGEWLNTMSLVDFLRDIGKDFNLAYLLAKENIASRIEKGLSITEFSYTMLQGYDFFKLYTNSNCHVQIGGSDQWGNITSGIDYIASKLGREESKACGITMNLLTKKDGVKFGKTESGAIWLDASKTSEYEFYQFFVNQEDEELEKLFNFLTTLSIEEIKIILEEHQKEPFKRVGQKKLAQVITTWVHGESGYQKALQVTEAFFNGNLNQLEQSDLKAIANALPQSQAHLLTNIVEFLVQSAIASSNREARELIRDKAITIMNKNDFTEEDLIDKSFISFDQTIIVKKGKRKYFSVKCS from the coding sequence ATGAAACACATTCTTGATGAATTAAAAGATCGCAGTCTTTTAAAGCAATTCACAAATGAAAATAAAATTAATTTGGCACAAGAAAGTGGAGCTGGAGTATATTGTGGATTTGACCCAACTGCAGATTCACTTCATATTGGACACTTAATTCAAATTATTAACTTAAAAAGATTTGGAGAATTTGGTTTTGCTCCAATTGCAATTATTGGTGGAGGAACTGGGATGATTGGAGATCCAAGTTTTAAAGCACAAGAAAGAAAATTATTAAGTTTAGATGAAGTGGATCAAAACGTTAAAGCAATTGCACATCAAATTAAAAAATTAGTACCTGATGTTGAAATTGTCAATAATGGTGAATGACTAAATACAATGTCACTAGTTGATTTTTTAAGAGATATTGGAAAAGATTTTAATTTAGCATATTTATTAGCAAAAGAAAATATTGCTTCAAGAATTGAAAAAGGTTTAAGTATTACTGAGTTTTCATACACAATGTTACAAGGTTATGACTTTTTTAAACTTTATACAAATAGTAATTGTCATGTTCAAATTGGGGGTTCAGACCAATGAGGAAATATTACAAGTGGAATTGATTACATTGCTTCTAAATTAGGAAGAGAAGAATCAAAAGCTTGTGGAATTACTATGAATTTACTGACAAAAAAAGATGGAGTTAAATTTGGAAAAACTGAATCTGGTGCAATTTGATTAGATGCATCAAAAACTAGTGAATATGAATTCTATCAATTTTTTGTAAATCAAGAAGATGAAGAGCTTGAAAAGTTATTTAATTTTTTAACAACTTTATCCATTGAAGAAATTAAAATAATTTTAGAAGAACATCAAAAAGAACCATTCAAAAGAGTGGGACAAAAAAAATTAGCCCAAGTTATTACAACTTGAGTTCATGGTGAAAGTGGTTATCAAAAAGCATTACAAGTAACAGAAGCATTCTTTAATGGTAATTTAAATCAATTAGAGCAAAGTGATTTAAAGGCAATTGCAAATGCATTGCCTCAATCACAAGCTCATTTATTAACAAATATAGTAGAGTTTTTAGTTCAATCAGCAATTGCTTCATCAAATCGTGAAGCAAGAGAATTAATTCGTGATAAAGCAATTACAATTATGAATAAAAATGATTTTACAGAAGAAGATTTAATAGATAAATCATTTATTTCATTTGACCAAACAATAATTGTTAAAAAGGGTAAACGTAAGTATTTTAGTGTAAAATGTAGTTAG
- a CDS encoding acyl carrier protein: MNYFEEIKKNLMDKGAKGSITKDSEFKNLGLDSLDLMDMVVVLEEKLNITLSDDQMMSLNNVSDLVKVIEELKN; the protein is encoded by the coding sequence ATGAACTATTTTGAAGAAATCAAAAAAAACCTTATGGATAAAGGTGCAAAAGGATCAATTACAAAAGATTCTGAATTTAAAAATTTGGGGTTAGATTCATTAGATTTAATGGACATGGTTGTTGTTTTAGAAGAAAAATTAAACATTACCTTATCTGACGATCAAATGATGTCACTTAACAATGTTAGTGACTTAGTCAAAGTTATTGAGGAATTGAAAAACTAG
- a CDS encoding oxidoreductase, with amino-acid sequence MKLTEKFEFIKNKPARNRIVMPPMDTLMAEDGFANEFHIQHYGARAYGGVGTIIVESTAVLENGKIREKDLGIWKDEQIEKLTQITNIIKKGGAIAGIQLNHAGSKADLSIPTVGATLKYDYMDQSKLTLLNESNLDQIKTAFIQGANRAKKAGFDFVELHAAHGYLLSELISEQLNEVIKSSDILVRAKIIIDIVDEIIDNIGIPVGIRFSITDHEKNGMEVKDFLPLLKVLENKVVYFHISSGEVISRPNIAEVIKKAGTKLFRVPLAAQIKEQIKTPLIVVGNFNNLEDINFAMNYEIDGVAVGREIIYNPNLVINSLITSEEMDDVSYNWNDNLWFNYKPYKKLKEKMSTTTYIKNN; translated from the coding sequence ATGAAATTAACAGAAAAATTTGAATTTATAAAAAATAAACCTGCACGTAATCGTATTGTCATGCCTCCAATGGACACATTAATGGCAGAGGATGGATTTGCAAATGAATTTCACATCCAACATTATGGAGCAAGAGCATATGGAGGTGTTGGAACCATTATTGTAGAATCAACAGCTGTTCTAGAAAATGGAAAAATTCGAGAAAAAGATTTAGGAATTTGAAAAGATGAACAAATTGAAAAACTTACACAAATAACAAATATCATTAAAAAGGGTGGAGCAATTGCTGGAATTCAATTAAATCATGCTGGAAGTAAAGCAGATTTGTCAATTCCAACAGTTGGAGCTACATTAAAATATGATTATATGGATCAAAGTAAGTTAACATTGTTAAATGAAAGTAATTTAGACCAAATTAAAACAGCTTTTATTCAAGGAGCAAATAGAGCTAAAAAAGCAGGTTTTGATTTTGTAGAATTGCATGCAGCCCATGGATATTTATTGAGTGAATTAATTTCTGAACAATTAAATGAGGTTATTAAATCATCAGATATTCTAGTTAGAGCAAAAATTATTATTGATATTGTTGATGAAATTATTGATAATATTGGCATTCCAGTTGGAATTCGTTTTTCAATTACAGATCATGAAAAAAATGGTATGGAAGTTAAGGATTTTTTACCATTATTAAAGGTTTTAGAAAATAAAGTTGTATATTTCCATATCTCAAGTGGAGAAGTTATTAGTAGACCAAATATTGCAGAAGTTATTAAAAAAGCAGGAACTAAGCTATTTCGTGTACCTTTAGCAGCACAAATAAAAGAGCAAATCAAAACTCCTTTAATAGTGGTTGGAAATTTTAATAATTTAGAAGATATTAATTTTGCAATGAATTATGAAATTGATGGAGTAGCTGTAGGAAGAGAAATTATTTATAATCCTAACTTAGTTATTAATTCATTAATAACTAGTGAAGAAATGGATGATGTTTCATATAATTGAAATGACAATCTATGATTTAACTACAAACCATATAAAAAATTAAAAGAAAAAATGAGTACAACAACTTATATAAAGAACAATTAA
- a CDS encoding MurR/RpiR family transcriptional regulator has translation MKVNIAALNEKELEFFKFSMNNIDNFLFLPIKKVAEIYGCGISFIYNFFKKMNINGIKEYISLCVKELNYNRSVLEELIGINNDAKKYEALLVNFDYELNQYKEIVAQSKKIEVIKSYLYNAKKIYGIAFGHSKLAMQDFLGFYNYIDTNIEFIDYDKNFNLKQSLEKESVILFYSIRFINKKFKKILSDISKVKYIKTVLVTSNRNKSMLEQFDVVFYINNVMKYHDNMEINYYIGPLNCFLMFNNYLKAKIFNDKRSLLLNNSSFLKETLGWTDYSFAKDI, from the coding sequence ATGAAAGTTAATATAGCTGCTCTAAATGAAAAGGAACTTGAATTTTTTAAATTTAGTATGAATAATATAGATAATTTTTTATTTTTACCAATTAAAAAAGTAGCTGAGATTTATGGCTGTGGAATATCATTTATTTATAATTTTTTTAAAAAAATGAATATAAATGGAATAAAAGAATATATATCTCTTTGTGTAAAAGAACTAAATTATAATAGATCTGTTTTGGAAGAACTTATTGGTATTAATAACGATGCCAAAAAATATGAAGCATTATTAGTCAACTTTGATTATGAGTTAAATCAATATAAAGAAATAGTTGCTCAATCCAAAAAGATAGAAGTAATAAAATCTTATTTATATAATGCAAAAAAAATTTATGGCATTGCATTTGGGCATTCAAAATTAGCTATGCAAGATTTTTTAGGTTTTTATAATTATATAGATACAAATATTGAATTTATTGATTATGATAAGAATTTTAATTTAAAGCAATCTCTAGAAAAGGAATCAGTAATATTATTTTATTCAATACGTTTTATAAATAAAAAATTTAAAAAAATACTTTCGGATATTTCAAAAGTTAAATATATAAAAACAGTACTTGTTACTTCTAATAGAAATAAAAGTATGTTAGAACAGTTTGATGTTGTATTTTATATTAATAATGTTATGAAATACCATGATAATATGGAAATTAATTATTATATAGGACCATTGAATTGTTTTTTAATGTTTAATAATTATTTAAAAGCCAAAATATTTAATGATAAAAGGAGTTTGCTTTTAAATAATTCCTCATTTTTAAAAGAAACACTTGGTTGAACTGATTATAGTTTTGCAAAAGATATATAA
- a CDS encoding DegV family protein has protein sequence MKIAVIIDSSAGIKDTQNYKNLHLVPLMITQESGEQISDDQDLSFDEFYQLNDSQLLKTSQSVPGVMMNKWDELLKDYDQVICLLLSKGLSGQFNTFRMFSQEDEYKGKVFVIDTNGVSIILKQQILETLELIEQGKKAEEIQTIIESKNQSFNCFIIPKSLTQLVRGGRISKAAAGLAKILKITPILKYNGEIDKEDKTRTFKKAIEQAINTLEQKTKSNNKQMDLSYSRADDEVIELVKECIIAKGYEIRLIEDMPNTITCHTGRETFAIALWEN, from the coding sequence ATGAAAATAGCAGTTATTATCGATTCATCAGCAGGAATTAAAGATACACAAAATTATAAGAATTTACATTTAGTACCTTTGATGATTACACAAGAAAGTGGAGAACAGATTAGTGATGATCAAGATTTATCATTCGATGAATTTTATCAATTAAATGATAGTCAATTATTAAAAACTTCACAATCAGTGCCAGGAGTTATGATGAATAAATGAGATGAATTACTTAAAGATTATGATCAAGTAATTTGTTTACTACTTTCAAAGGGACTTTCAGGTCAATTTAATACTTTTAGAATGTTTTCACAAGAAGATGAATATAAAGGTAAAGTATTTGTAATTGATACAAACGGGGTAAGTATCATTTTAAAACAACAAATTTTAGAAACTTTAGAATTAATTGAACAAGGAAAAAAGGCAGAAGAAATTCAAACAATTATTGAATCAAAAAATCAATCATTTAATTGTTTTATCATCCCAAAATCTTTAACACAATTAGTTCGTGGAGGAAGAATCTCAAAAGCAGCTGCAGGGTTAGCAAAGATTTTAAAAATTACACCAATTTTAAAATATAATGGTGAAATTGATAAAGAAGACAAAACAAGAACATTTAAAAAAGCAATAGAACAAGCAATAAATACTTTAGAACAAAAAACAAAAAGTAATAATAAACAAATGGATCTTTCATATTCAAGAGCTGATGATGAAGTTATTGAATTAGTTAAAGAATGTATCATTGCAAAAGGTTATGAAATAAGATTGATTGAAGACATGCCAAATACAATTACTTGTCATACAGGTAGAGAAACTTTTGCAATTGCTTTGTGAGAAAATTAA
- a CDS encoding Pr6Pr family membrane protein: MKYKQILAIYKWLFGLLSFATIVSYYIYNIVEGSEIKNVYSGSYETYTIDYFTTFTLLSNVLACSWFLTAAIKPKKEGSGLFLSYTSANSIATMITVTFLIYNFVLVPLDTGFPSHPVDQTNTIINHIITPIAFVIYAVVLMPNKSSINLNEFFIKRFWIQFTMVLGYCIFAMVRGELRYNSGEEYQNILYPYFFLNIHAQGPLGIAGIGWFFIAFFGIIGLLIGFSYLYNYLSNLTVKSKFYTSQN, from the coding sequence ATGAAATATAAACAAATTTTAGCAATTTATAAATGACTATTTGGTCTATTATCATTTGCAACGATAGTTTCTTATTATATTTACAATATTGTTGAAGGTAGTGAAATTAAAAATGTATATAGTGGAAGTTATGAAACATATACAATTGATTATTTTACAACATTTACATTATTATCAAATGTATTAGCATGTTCTTGATTTTTAACAGCTGCAATAAAACCTAAAAAAGAGGGTAGTGGGCTATTTTTAAGTTATACTAGTGCAAATTCAATTGCAACTATGATTACAGTAACATTTTTAATTTATAACTTTGTATTAGTACCTCTTGATACAGGATTTCCTTCTCATCCAGTTGATCAAACAAATACAATTATCAATCATATAATTACACCAATCGCATTTGTAATTTATGCTGTTGTTTTAATGCCAAATAAATCTTCAATTAACTTAAATGAATTCTTTATAAAACGTTTTTGAATTCAATTTACTATGGTATTGGGATATTGTATTTTTGCAATGGTTCGAGGAGAATTGAGATATAATTCGGGAGAAGAATATCAAAATATCTTATACCCATATTTTTTCTTAAATATTCATGCACAAGGTCCATTAGGAATAGCTGGAATTGGTTGATTCTTTATTGCTTTCTTTGGTATTATTGGACTTCTAATTGGATTTAGTTATTTATACAATTATTTAAGTAATTTAACTGTGAAAAGTAAATTTTATACAAGTCAAAATTAA
- a CDS encoding ArsR/SmtB family transcription factor: MKVIEILRELNSNTKIKIMCWLMCNKKGLTVSQLVELLPAKRENISKQICELNYVGLVECKKIGRNNFYTINDKIDEIHYNLIKTIIDSYNKTDERIG; the protein is encoded by the coding sequence ATGAAAGTAATTGAAATTTTAAGAGAATTAAATTCTAATACTAAAATTAAAATTATGTGCTGATTAATGTGCAATAAAAAAGGTTTAACAGTTTCACAATTAGTAGAATTATTACCTGCAAAACGTGAAAATATTTCAAAACAAATTTGTGAATTGAATTATGTAGGCTTAGTTGAATGCAAAAAAATTGGACGTAATAATTTTTATACTATAAATGATAAAATTGATGAAATTCACTATAACTTAATTAAAACAATTATTGACTCATATAATAAAACAGATGAAAGAATAGGTTAA
- a CDS encoding nicotinate phosphoribosyltransferase yields MNKFSISQKIFDNYYAADYFKKTRTIINKFNPDQIVTMQWFQRNTDTVVCGIAVICEILKQSGVKTLSVEALEDGEIAQPNEPVLKITGKFIDFAHFEGLFDGILSRASTVATNAYKLKKAANQKLVLNMNDRMDYFLTQPIDGYASTIGGIDNLVTEASFEYLEITPDLQGTMPHALIASFNGDIIKAAYAYKECFPNNKLIVLTDYNNDCVTDSLKVAQEFKNELFAVRIDTSKALVDKSLQNQENIDNQLNGVNPQLIKLLRSKLDENGFNHVKIIVSSGFNEEKIKAFEAEETPVDIYGVGEALTRNKIGFTGDLVMVDGKPQSKVGRQNITSNRIKSIKYY; encoded by the coding sequence ATGAATAAATTCTCAATTAGTCAAAAAATATTTGATAACTATTATGCTGCAGACTATTTTAAAAAAACAAGAACTATAATAAATAAATTTAACCCAGATCAAATTGTGACAATGCAATGATTTCAAAGAAATACTGACACTGTAGTATGTGGGATTGCAGTTATTTGTGAAATTTTAAAACAAAGTGGGGTTAAAACTTTATCAGTTGAAGCATTAGAAGATGGTGAAATTGCACAACCAAATGAGCCAGTTTTAAAAATCACTGGAAAATTTATAGACTTTGCTCATTTTGAAGGTTTATTTGATGGAATTTTATCAAGAGCTTCAACAGTGGCGACAAATGCTTATAAATTAAAAAAAGCAGCAAATCAAAAATTAGTATTAAATATGAATGATAGAATGGATTATTTTTTAACTCAACCAATTGATGGTTATGCTTCAACAATTGGGGGTATTGATAATTTAGTTACAGAAGCAAGTTTTGAGTATTTAGAAATTACTCCAGATTTACAAGGAACAATGCCTCATGCTTTAATTGCAAGTTTTAATGGAGATATTATTAAAGCTGCATATGCTTATAAAGAGTGTTTTCCAAATAATAAATTGATAGTATTAACAGATTATAATAATGATTGTGTAACTGATTCTTTAAAAGTAGCTCAAGAGTTTAAAAATGAACTCTTTGCAGTAAGAATTGATACTTCAAAAGCATTAGTAGATAAATCTTTACAAAATCAAGAAAATATTGACAATCAACTAAATGGAGTAAATCCTCAACTAATTAAATTATTACGTAGTAAATTAGATGAAAATGGATTTAATCATGTCAAAATTATCGTTTCTTCAGGCTTTAATGAAGAGAAAATTAAAGCTTTTGAAGCTGAAGAAACTCCTGTAGATATTTATGGTGTTGGTGAAGCATTAACACGTAATAAAATTGGTTTTACAGGAGATTTAGTAATGGTGGATGGAAAACCACAATCAAAAGTTGGTAGACAAAATATAACTTCAAACAGAATAAAAAGTATAAAATATTATTAA
- a CDS encoding DegV family protein, whose protein sequence is MKIGLLFDSSSGLTTEQIKGTNIDVIPLHVIFDGEADFLDTPENHQKYETYKAIDGGKRVTTSMASPGEVSEKYDTLLKQYNHIICVTISPNLSGMYQTAVMVANDDEYKGKVTVLKHALAANCLKELAFKFDKMVAKEDIKVEDFQTEIELWEKNTAIIIVPGELDRLAKGGRAKSVLISLLKMLKTKLAIQWGEKPKKVGMGRTITSLLEKIMKTIKNVCGQQFKLMFLHTPETTAKTIDQVKKYLDSAKLNYLEEIVPTPFTCHAGLETIAFIAIKNDIL, encoded by the coding sequence ATGAAAATAGGACTATTATTTGACAGTTCATCAGGGTTAACAACTGAACAAATTAAAGGAACAAACATTGATGTAATACCTTTACACGTAATATTTGATGGTGAAGCAGACTTTTTAGATACACCAGAAAATCATCAAAAATATGAAACATATAAAGCAATTGATGGAGGTAAAAGAGTCACAACAAGTATGGCTTCTCCAGGAGAAGTTAGTGAAAAATATGACACATTATTAAAACAATACAATCACATTATTTGTGTTACAATTAGTCCAAACTTATCTGGAATGTATCAAACAGCTGTAATGGTTGCAAACGATGATGAATATAAAGGTAAAGTAACAGTATTGAAACATGCACTTGCGGCAAATTGTTTAAAAGAACTTGCTTTTAAATTTGATAAAATGGTTGCAAAAGAAGATATCAAAGTTGAAGATTTCCAAACAGAAATTGAACTTTGAGAAAAAAATACAGCTATAATTATTGTTCCAGGAGAATTAGACAGACTTGCTAAAGGTGGTAGAGCAAAAAGTGTTTTAATTTCTCTTTTGAAAATGCTAAAAACTAAATTAGCAATTCAATGAGGTGAAAAACCTAAAAAAGTAGGAATGGGAAGAACAATTACATCTCTTTTAGAAAAAATTATGAAAACAATCAAAAATGTTTGTGGGCAACAGTTTAAATTAATGTTTCTTCATACACCAGAAACAACAGCAAAAACTATTGACCAAGTTAAAAAATATTTAGATTCTGCTAAATTAAATTATCTAGAGGAAATCGTTCCAACACCATTTACATGTCATGCAGGGCTTGAAACAATAGCATTCATTGCAATTAAAAATGATATTTTATAA
- a CDS encoding Fur family transcriptional regulator codes for MTENLYEEYISILKEKKVKLTEARLAILKCISTKKHFTINELISEVEKELGNVNVMSVYNNIDLLLDLHLIFSNTINGKQIIYEAIAPQLIHIKCHECGSYDHLESSSLTQDLLSQFKTITSSSEFELEHFKLEMHGVCKNCRK; via the coding sequence ATGACTGAAAACTTATATGAAGAATACATTTCAATTTTAAAAGAAAAAAAGGTAAAGTTAACAGAAGCAAGACTAGCCATATTAAAATGTATATCTACTAAAAAACACTTTACAATTAATGAATTAATAAGTGAAGTTGAAAAAGAGCTAGGTAATGTTAATGTAATGTCAGTTTATAACAATATTGATTTGTTATTAGACTTACACTTAATATTTTCAAACACAATTAATGGTAAACAAATTATATATGAAGCAATTGCTCCGCAATTAATTCATATTAAATGCCATGAATGTGGCTCATATGACCATCTTGAAAGTTCGTCTTTGACACAAGATTTGTTATCTCAATTTAAAACTATTACAAGTTCATCAGAATTTGAATTAGAACATTTTAAGTTAGAAATGCATGGAGTTTGCAAAAACTGCAGAAAGTAA